The following are encoded together in the Leuconostoc mesenteroides subsp. mesenteroides ATCC 8293 genome:
- a CDS encoding glycoside hydrolase family 68 protein, whose protein sequence is MRKKLYKSGKLWVAAAAVTLSIATGSATVQADTVTAANATTSKTTDQESISTTTSDTTEIQTEPDDASNTVNKQEVAETVDTKNSTADTTSTDNKTTTTENSTADKTANTTEKTENSADAKVDDTITTDVKTTDIKTESAEAKEVNSNQQEYQTTNIDDSISSALNSKKIVIRTNTDGTSTTQITYANFQDVADNLNTEASVPYFNADAVKNIPAATTANAETGDVTELDVWDSWALQDAQSAEVENYHGYNVVFALAGRPNADDIHIYLFYKKIETNALNSWQTSGPVMGMGATWGSQQWSGSATVNNDDSIQLFYTQVDQPDTHQHLATANLTMKYADDQLVVKSVNNAHDIFFGDGYHYKTFEQYWANGYYNTGDKFALRDPHVIEVDGQRYLTFEGSTGTENYQSTTAVDNINYYGGTDDFNQQAIADIKSDAHKLDVSAKANGAIGLLKLSDDQNNPTVEEVYSPLLASNGVTDEIERANIVPLNGKYYLFTTARLDRSLVKLENYDTVAMMGYVSNSLTGPYLPLNGNGNVLTGTQSYGSRTNSYSYYALPVADRSDLLLITSYMTNRGADTYRSTFAPSFLVQLSADGMSTKVLETVLSQGALTYDGKGSVAELVGTKETSNITGKKIGWIDNKFYVNDQVANGYQYDYTNDANYLFKDGVRQSGVQAYDNTYYYFDPVTYKRVENDIRKATWGLEYYFGNDGRVKQGQFAVNGVAYDFGNDKTYAKRGFASGYLQDVTDNNQWYWFENGSKYTGFRYYQNTYYFFESGQRQESKWETAWGMKYYVGTDGRAVQGVQIIDGQAYDFGTNGTFNLKGTASGYLYSPSLSTANGGYNWFENGKPYTGFRYYEGTYYWFVNGVRQNAGWREAWGMKYYTDASGRALQGIQIIDGQAYDFGTNGTYNLKSAASGYLYSPSYSKANGGYNWFENGKPYTGFRYYMGTYYWFVNGVRQNAGWREAWGKKYYTDANGRALQGIQKIDGQQYNFGNDGTYYLR, encoded by the coding sequence ATGAGAAAAAAACTATATAAATCAGGGAAACTATGGGTTGCAGCAGCAGCAGTGACTCTTTCAATTGCTACTGGGTCTGCTACAGTTCAAGCTGATACAGTAACTGCAGCGAATGCTACTACTTCAAAAACCACAGATCAAGAAAGTATATCAACGACAACCTCTGACACTACAGAGATTCAGACCGAACCAGATGATGCAAGCAATACTGTTAACAAGCAAGAAGTAGCAGAAACTGTTGATACAAAAAATAGTACAGCAGATACTACTTCCACTGATAACAAAACAACGACTACTGAAAATTCTACAGCGGATAAGACTGCAAATACGACAGAGAAAACGGAAAACAGTGCTGATGCCAAGGTAGATGATACAATTACCACAGATGTTAAAACCACTGATATAAAGACTGAATCTGCAGAAGCGAAAGAAGTCAACAGTAATCAACAAGAATATCAAACGACGAACATTGATGATAGTATTTCTTCTGCGTTGAATTCTAAAAAAATCGTTATCAGAACAAATACTGATGGTACTTCAACAACACAAATTACTTACGCAAACTTTCAAGATGTTGCTGATAACTTAAACACCGAAGCATCTGTTCCATATTTTAATGCCGATGCTGTTAAAAACATTCCCGCTGCTACTACGGCAAATGCTGAGACTGGTGATGTAACAGAACTAGATGTTTGGGACTCATGGGCCTTACAAGACGCTCAATCAGCTGAAGTGGAAAACTATCATGGATATAATGTTGTATTTGCTTTAGCTGGCCGTCCAAATGCGGATGATATACATATATACTTGTTCTACAAAAAAATCGAGACCAATGCATTAAACTCTTGGCAAACTTCTGGTCCAGTAATGGGGATGGGGGCCACATGGGGTAGTCAACAATGGTCTGGGTCTGCTACGGTAAACAATGACGACAGTATTCAATTATTTTATACACAGGTTGACCAACCCGATACTCACCAGCACCTAGCTACGGCTAATTTAACTATGAAATATGCTGATGATCAATTAGTGGTAAAAAGTGTAAATAATGCCCATGATATTTTCTTTGGTGACGGTTATCACTACAAAACTTTTGAACAGTACTGGGCAAACGGTTATTATAATACAGGAGACAAGTTCGCTTTAAGAGACCCGCATGTTATAGAAGTTGATGGACAACGCTATTTAACATTTGAAGGAAGTACAGGAACAGAAAACTATCAAAGTACAACTGCGGTTGATAATATAAATTATTATGGCGGAACAGATGATTTTAACCAGCAAGCTATAGCTGATATAAAGAGCGATGCTCATAAACTTGATGTATCGGCAAAAGCAAACGGTGCAATTGGATTGCTTAAGTTATCAGATGACCAAAATAATCCTACTGTGGAAGAAGTATATTCACCACTATTAGCCAGCAACGGTGTTACAGATGAGATTGAGCGAGCTAATATAGTTCCTTTGAACGGTAAATATTATCTTTTCACCACCGCTAGGCTGGATCGTAGTCTTGTTAAATTAGAAAATTACGATACAGTTGCTATGATGGGTTATGTTTCTAATAGCTTAACAGGACCATATTTACCGCTTAATGGTAATGGAAATGTTTTAACTGGTACTCAGTCTTATGGATCAAGAACCAATAGTTATTCTTACTATGCTCTTCCTGTGGCAGATCGGAGTGATTTATTACTAATTACCTCCTATATGACTAATCGTGGAGCTGATACCTATCGTTCTACTTTCGCTCCATCGTTTTTAGTTCAGTTAAGCGCTGATGGTATGAGCACTAAAGTATTGGAGACTGTTTTATCACAAGGTGCGTTAACTTATGATGGTAAGGGCAGTGTTGCGGAACTAGTTGGCACAAAAGAGACATCAAACATAACTGGTAAAAAGATTGGTTGGATTGATAATAAGTTTTATGTCAATGATCAAGTAGCTAATGGTTACCAATATGATTATACGAATGACGCGAATTATTTGTTTAAAGATGGTGTTCGCCAAAGTGGTGTGCAAGCTTATGACAATACCTATTACTACTTTGACCCAGTAACGTACAAGCGAGTAGAAAATGACATCCGCAAAGCAACTTGGGGATTAGAATATTACTTTGGTAACGACGGTCGTGTGAAGCAAGGTCAGTTTGCAGTTAATGGTGTTGCTTATGACTTTGGTAATGACAAAACATACGCTAAGCGTGGTTTTGCATCAGGTTACTTACAAGATGTGACGGATAACAATCAGTGGTACTGGTTTGAAAATGGGTCAAAGTATACTGGCTTCCGTTACTATCAAAATACTTATTACTTCTTCGAGTCAGGACAACGTCAAGAGAGTAAGTGGGAAACAGCCTGGGGCATGAAGTACTACGTTGGTACTGATGGTCGTGCAGTACAAGGCGTTCAAATTATTGATGGACAAGCATATGACTTTGGTACGAATGGAACTTTCAACTTGAAGGGGACAGCGAGTGGCTACTTGTACTCACCATCATTGTCAACAGCGAATGGTGGTTATAACTGGTTTGAGAATGGTAAGCCATATACAGGCTTCCGTTACTACGAAGGTACTTATTACTGGTTCGTGAACGGTGTTCGTCAAAATGCTGGTTGGCGTGAAGCTTGGGGCATGAAGTATTATACGGATGCTAGTGGTCGTGCATTGCAAGGTATCCAAATCATTGATGGCCAAGCCTATGACTTTGGTACAAATGGTACGTATAATTTGAAGAGTGCAGCGAGTGGCTATTTGTACTCGCCAAGCTATTCAAAGGCCAATGGTGGTTATAACTGGTTTGAGAATGGTAAGCCATATACAGGATTCCGTTATTACATGGGCACATATTACTGGTTCGTGAATGGTGTTCGTCAAAATGCAGGATGGCGCGAAGCATGGGGCAAGAAGTATTATACAGATGCCAATGGTCGAGCATTACAAGGTATTCAAAAGATAGATGGTCAGCAATATAACTTTGGTAATGATGGCACATATTACTTACGTTAA
- a CDS encoding DUF916 and DUF3324 domain-containing protein, with the protein MIVKKIYGFSFAVFIAMFSFFVFNNTAIAAEMNFSVNTAIPDNQIDKSKTYFNLKMNSDQQQDIMVTLKNDTKKDITVEVGVNTAKTNSNGVVEYGKSSIKNDSSLKYDISNIVKGPSSVVIPASSSKNVAFHITMPKESFDGILLGGLTFQQKSSEVNQDKAKNGTTVQNEYSYAVAILLKETDKVVDPNLNLLQVNPGQINYRNVINAELQNDQSVLMSKVSVDAKIYSKNGKKPVYTSIKSDMQIASNSHLTYPISLNGTSMKAGDYTLKMKVTATANKQVKKWTFTKDFTIKSKQARDLNKSDVDVKANTNNSNWLYIVIGAALLIIIIILIVVIILQRKKNSNQ; encoded by the coding sequence ATGATAGTTAAAAAAATTTACGGATTTTCATTTGCAGTGTTCATAGCAATGTTTTCTTTTTTTGTATTTAATAACACAGCAATTGCTGCTGAAATGAATTTTTCGGTAAACACCGCTATTCCTGATAATCAAATTGATAAGTCAAAGACATATTTCAATCTGAAAATGAATTCAGATCAACAGCAAGATATTATGGTTACGTTGAAAAATGATACAAAAAAAGATATCACTGTTGAAGTTGGCGTCAATACTGCCAAAACAAATTCCAATGGGGTTGTCGAATATGGTAAATCCAGTATAAAAAATGACAGCTCTTTGAAATATGACATTTCAAATATTGTCAAGGGTCCGTCAAGTGTTGTAATCCCCGCCAGCTCGTCTAAAAATGTTGCTTTCCATATTACTATGCCTAAAGAATCATTTGATGGTATATTACTCGGTGGTTTGACATTTCAACAAAAATCAAGCGAAGTAAATCAAGATAAAGCGAAAAACGGCACAACGGTTCAAAATGAATACTCATATGCGGTGGCTATCTTATTAAAGGAAACCGATAAAGTGGTTGATCCTAATCTTAATTTACTTCAAGTCAATCCTGGACAAATAAATTATCGCAATGTCATTAACGCTGAACTTCAAAATGATCAATCGGTCTTGATGTCTAAAGTATCAGTTGATGCCAAGATTTATTCTAAAAATGGTAAGAAACCAGTATACACATCGATTAAAAGTGATATGCAAATTGCGTCAAATAGTCATTTGACTTATCCTATTTCATTAAATGGTACGTCAATGAAGGCTGGTGACTATACGCTGAAAATGAAAGTTACAGCTACAGCTAATAAACAAGTCAAAAAATGGACATTCACTAAAGATTTCACGATTAAATCAAAACAAGCACGAGATTTAAACAAATCAGATGTTGATGTAAAAGCAAATACTAATAATAGTAATTGGCTGTACATTGTGATAGGTGCTGCATTGTTAATCATAATCATTATTTTGATTGTCGTGATTATTTTACAGCGTAAGAAAAATTCTAATCAGTAA
- a CDS encoding GH25 family lysozyme, with translation MNKITFWSSIAAVSIAASLVAVGQAHAADGVPAITAGTSGLPRMDVVDVSSNNGTISVADYKKMQNYGVKAVIVKLSEADSYKNPYAKSQITNAKEAGLQVGAYHYSWYASKADAQAEAKYFTNYAASLELPKDTLMVDDLEESYTKNSSVTANATAFNAQVKAAGYTNTSTYTYVSYVNETNLNFSYIGNNRVWMAQYPYQPSASSLWNQSYGMWQWNSNTSFPGVKGTFDVSIDYQNLISINANGYNNGIFYQNGKPASGYIYSPSQSTANGGYNWFENGKPYTGFRYYMGTYYWFINGVRQNAGWREAWGMKYYTDNTGRALQGIQIIDGQAYDFGTNGTYNLKGMASGYLYSPSYSTANGGYNWFENGKPYTGFRYYTGTYYWFVNGVRQNEGWRHAWGYTYWTDSTGRAVQGHQKIDGKDYYFGDNGTYYMR, from the coding sequence ATGAATAAAATAACTTTTTGGTCGAGCATCGCAGCGGTGAGCATTGCTGCTTCATTAGTAGCTGTTGGTCAGGCTCATGCAGCTGATGGTGTACCTGCTATCACAGCAGGTACTTCTGGCTTACCTAGAATGGATGTTGTGGATGTTTCCTCTAACAATGGAACTATTTCTGTAGCTGATTATAAGAAGATGCAAAATTATGGTGTTAAAGCCGTAATTGTTAAACTTTCAGAAGCCGATTCATATAAAAATCCATACGCTAAATCGCAGATTACTAATGCTAAAGAAGCTGGCCTACAAGTTGGCGCATATCATTATTCATGGTACGCTTCAAAAGCTGACGCGCAAGCTGAAGCAAAGTATTTTACTAATTACGCAGCCTCATTAGAACTACCAAAAGATACGTTGATGGTTGATGATTTGGAAGAATCATACACAAAAAATAGCAGTGTAACTGCCAATGCAACAGCCTTTAACGCGCAAGTTAAAGCTGCTGGATATACAAATACTTCTACTTATACATATGTTTCTTATGTTAATGAAACGAACTTGAATTTTTCATATATAGGTAATAATCGGGTATGGATGGCACAATATCCATACCAGCCAAGCGCTAGTTCTTTATGGAATCAATCATATGGTATGTGGCAATGGAACAGTAATACTAGTTTTCCTGGTGTAAAAGGAACATTTGATGTTTCGATTGATTATCAAAACTTAATTTCGATTAACGCCAATGGCTACAATAATGGCATTTTCTATCAAAATGGAAAGCCGGCCAGCGGATATATTTACTCACCATCACAATCAACTGCCAATGGTGGTTATAACTGGTTTGAAAATGGCAAACCATACACTGGTTTCCGCTATTACATGGGCACTTATTATTGGTTTATCAATGGTGTACGTCAGAATGCCGGTTGGCGTGAAGCATGGGGTATGAAGTATTACACTGATAATACTGGTCGTGCCTTACAGGGCATTCAAATTATTGATGGGCAAGCTTATGACTTTGGTACAAATGGCACGTATAATTTGAAGGGGATGGCTAGTGGATACTTGTACTCACCATCTTACTCAACTGCCAATGGTGGCTATAACTGGTTTGAAAACGGGAAACCATACACTGGCTTCCGCTATTATACGGGTACTTACTATTGGTTTGTGAACGGCGTTCGTCAAAATGAGGGTTGGCGACATGCATGGGGTTACACATACTGGACAGATAGCACGGGTCGTGCTGTTCAGGGACATCAAAAAATTGATGGTAAAGACTATTACTTTGGTGATAATGGCACATACTACATGCGCTAA
- a CDS encoding acyltransferase produces MKRYYYMDILTILATIAVVFLHTSEYAFSNQTGDSHWIIAVILQVTFIWAVPIFFMMSGAHLLDYRERYDTVTFFKKRMTKVFVPFIFWSFVWYILNPFIFHQPTDYHIGQFIDAVMHNSIQPIFWFFYFVIGFYISAPLLTKITNKSDKTLALYLLAVNMIFVNILSYYYEVRLQTDNFFLHGIQIGAAGGVGFFVVGWYLKNTVLHKWQKNMLYVAALVSVAIMIALTIYLSIKRGKFAREVYDIWGLFGFILSIGVFEFVKSHLATYQPSPKVQLALQKVASTSLGVYVIHEFFIYFAERKLHIADSSLKHMFILPIIVWLASTALVLIIHKIPLLNKIV; encoded by the coding sequence ATGAAGCGTTATTATTACATGGATATTCTGACAATACTTGCTACGATAGCAGTTGTTTTCCTTCATACCTCAGAATATGCTTTTTCAAATCAAACTGGTGATTCGCACTGGATTATAGCGGTAATACTTCAAGTTACCTTTATTTGGGCAGTGCCAATCTTTTTTATGATGTCTGGTGCCCATTTGCTAGATTATCGCGAACGATATGATACAGTAACTTTTTTCAAAAAAAGAATGACCAAGGTTTTTGTGCCATTTATTTTTTGGTCATTTGTGTGGTATATCTTAAATCCATTTATATTTCATCAACCAACTGATTATCATATTGGACAATTTATTGATGCGGTCATGCACAATAGTATTCAGCCGATATTTTGGTTCTTTTATTTCGTCATTGGCTTCTACATTAGTGCACCACTACTAACAAAAATTACCAATAAATCAGATAAAACACTAGCCTTATATTTATTAGCAGTGAATATGATCTTTGTCAATATCTTAAGTTATTACTATGAAGTTCGTTTACAAACAGATAATTTTTTTCTACATGGCATACAAATAGGTGCTGCTGGTGGCGTTGGCTTTTTCGTGGTTGGTTGGTACTTAAAAAATACTGTTTTACACAAATGGCAAAAAAATATGCTATATGTGGCTGCCTTAGTATCAGTAGCCATCATGATTGCGTTGACAATTTACCTCTCCATCAAAAGGGGCAAATTTGCACGCGAAGTCTATGATATTTGGGGATTATTTGGATTTATACTCTCCATCGGCGTATTTGAATTTGTTAAAAGTCATTTGGCGACATATCAACCGAGTCCTAAAGTGCAACTTGCTTTGCAAAAAGTAGCCAGTACATCGCTTGGTGTGTATGTGATTCATGAATTCTTCATTTATTTTGCTGAGAGAAAGTTACATATTGCCGACAGTTCGCTGAAACACATGTTCATTTTGCCGATCATTGTATGGTTAGCATCAACTGCTCTCGTACTAATTATTCATAAAATTCCATTGCTAAATAAAATTGTATAG
- a CDS encoding WxL domain-containing protein, with product MINKKILGLAGLASLGLATTAPLAVVHADDTSKVSLQSNAQVSFIKDETTKPVLNPLNPVNADGGQNSVTPIDNVTKDKPQAGTSGLLTIDFASSFNFGTNIIISSAKQTYYASAQSYSNKGTMTTGPNFAQVTDNRSGDKHTGWKLQVKQDGDFTAVTDSSSKLTGATISISNGKAVNGNGSDKVINTVDTNSITIGRENTTVMSADDGEGIGTWIYSMGNQNTADKSVSLTVPASSKIKEDTYKTTLTWTLSDTAVE from the coding sequence ATGATTAACAAGAAAATTTTAGGACTAGCAGGATTAGCAAGTTTAGGATTAGCAACAACAGCACCACTCGCTGTGGTACATGCAGATGATACATCAAAAGTTAGTCTTCAATCAAATGCACAAGTATCTTTTATAAAAGATGAAACTACTAAGCCAGTATTAAATCCTTTAAACCCGGTGAATGCTGATGGTGGTCAAAATTCTGTTACACCAATTGACAATGTGACAAAAGACAAACCACAAGCAGGTACCTCAGGATTACTAACCATTGATTTTGCGTCATCGTTTAACTTTGGAACGAACATCATTATTTCATCAGCTAAGCAAACATATTATGCAAGCGCCCAATCATATTCTAATAAGGGAACGATGACAACGGGACCAAATTTTGCACAGGTAACTGATAACCGTTCGGGAGATAAGCATACAGGATGGAAACTTCAAGTGAAGCAAGATGGTGACTTTACTGCTGTTACTGATTCGAGTTCAAAGTTAACTGGAGCTACTATCAGTATTAGTAATGGAAAAGCAGTGAATGGTAATGGTTCAGACAAGGTCATTAATACTGTTGACACTAATAGCATTACAATAGGTAGGGAAAATACAACAGTTATGAGCGCTGATGATGGAGAAGGAATTGGTACTTGGATATATTCTATGGGAAACCAAAATACTGCTGATAAAAGTGTTTCATTAACAGTTCCTGCGTCTTCAAAAATCAAGGAAGATACTTATAAAACAACTCTAACATGGACATTATCTGATACAGCTGTAGAATAA